The Myxococcales bacterium genomic sequence GCGGCGAGGGGCAGCTTTCGACTTGGCTATTTGTGATCGCGCAGAGGAAAGCCAGTAGCCTGCGGCGCGAAGCGAGTAGGCACGTGAGCTTCATTGAACACGCGGACGTGGCCCCAGAAATCTTCACTGAATCGCCTCGGGCGGAGGAATCCTTGGAAAGGTACGAAGCGCTTCGGCTCATGCAAGTGGCGTTCGGTGGCCTAACCGCGTCCCAGCGAGACGTCATTGGCCGCGTATATTTAGAGGAACAATCCACCCAAGTGGTGGCCGCGGCGTTGGGCATTTCGATCACGAACGTAGGTGTTCGCCTGTTTCGCGCGCGACGGGCGCTTGCTCACGCCTTGGTGAGCAACGCTGCGAAGCGCGAATCTGCCCTAGACGGCTGACGATCGGCGCTGCCCAGCGGAACATTGGAGGTTGCTTGGGCAAGGGCAAGCGGCCTCGTGCCTTAGTTCCGCAGGAACGACAAAAAAAGTCCGGGCGTCTTCGTGTTCGAGGATGCGGCGTCTTTTCCAGTTGACGGTGCGGGGTTTGGCAACCAAGGGCAGGAACACAATTTTCACTTCACCACGTCAA encodes the following:
- a CDS encoding RNA polymerase sigma factor; translation: MAMALEDEQPDPKGLELKLASLYRENRGTVARWIRRRLPRDADVDDVVQEIFLTAWRSLSRFRGEGQLSTWLFVIAQRKASSLRREASRHVSFIEHADVAPEIFTESPRAEESLERYEALRLMQVAFGGLTASQRDVIGRVYLEEQSTQVVAAALGISITNVGVRLFRARRALAHALVSNAAKRESALDG